In the genome of Erinaceus europaeus chromosome 8, mEriEur2.1, whole genome shotgun sequence, one region contains:
- the AGBL3 gene encoding cytosolic carboxypeptidase 3 isoform X4, translated as MSEDSEKEDYSDRTISDEDESDEDTFMKFVSADIHPCTFFTADSISDPYFPRTTQILLEYQLGRWVPRLREPRDLYGVSSSGPLSPTRWPYHCEVINEKVRHIGREYSKTRKKKLLESIESKRHSCTISPVSLFTHRWTCLLHKVPVAM; from the exons ATGTCGGAAGATTCTGAAAAGGAAGATTACTCAGACAGAACAATCAGTGATGAAGATGAGTCC GATGAAGATACCTTTATGAAATTTGTGAGTGCAGATATCCACCCGTGTACATTTTTCACAG CTGATTCTATCAGTGACCCGTATTTCCCCCGGACTACACAGATACTGTTGGAATATCAGCTAGGCAGATGGGTACCACGCCTACGTGAACCCCGAGATTTATATGGTGTCTCCTCTTCTGGTCCCCTGAGCCCCACACGGTGGCCATACCACTGTGAAGTCATCAATGAAAAAGTACGCCATATAG GCAGAGAATATAGcaagacaagaaaaaagaaacttctggAAAGCATTGAGTCCAAGAGACATTCATGTACAATCTCTCCTGTGTCCTTATTCACACACAGATGGACTTGTCTTCTGCATAAAGTACCAGTAGCTATGTGA